A genomic window from Silene latifolia isolate original U9 population chromosome 11, ASM4854445v1, whole genome shotgun sequence includes:
- the LOC141612011 gene encoding uncharacterized protein LOC141612011, translated as MGLSMKQMALLTTFFGVLSFICGVIAENKKPAAGTPIPGKGVVICKYPSDPTVVLGYISVAGLIISTVIGYMSVFYPYNKRAIPYGALFRSKTMLVFFNIAWLTAGLAAALLLWPTITEQFHLSRTVHYDMNYSCPTAKTGLIGGGAFVSLDSCLFWLICLMLTDNAREDYFEETDEAMKGGQSQVINVDNPLGTYGFKDTTLA; from the exons ATGGGGTTGAGTATGAAGCAAATGGCTCTTCTTACAACATTCTTTGGCGTATTGTCTTTCATATGTGGTGTCATTGCTGAAAATAAGAAG CCTGCTGCTGGTACGCCGATTCCTGGGAAGGGTGTTGTCATCTGCAAGTATCCTTCTGATCCAACTGTGGTTCTGGGGTACATTTCTGTTGCGGGTTTAATTATATCAACTGTTATAGGGTACATGTCAGTATTTTACCCCTACAACAAAAGGGCAATTCCATATGGCGCACTGTTCCGCAGTAAAACCATGTTGGTGTTCTTCAACATTGCTTG GTTAACTGCAGGACTAGCAGCGGCATTGCTTCTATGGCCAACAATCAcagagcaattccatttgagtAGAACAGTGCATTATGACATGAATTACAGCTGCCCGACTGCTAAAACAGGGCTGATTGGAGGGGGTGCCTTTGTATCACTCGACTCGTGCCTCTTCTGGTTGATATGCCTAATGTTGACAGACAATGCTAGAGAAGATTACTTTGAGGAGACCGATGAGGCAATGAAAGGCGGacaatcccaagtaatcaatgtTGATAACCCTCTTGGAACATATGGATTCAAGGATACTACCCTGGCATAA